From the Pedobacter cryoconitis genome, one window contains:
- a CDS encoding glycosyltransferase family 39 protein: MYSKSQTTNFLIFLFALISLSLHLIGLNNYGIHRDEFLHIALGNHPAAGYMEVPPFIAWVARFSVTFFGDSAFAIRIIPTIFAALIVLTAGFIVKEIGGKHFAITLYGLAISLSPAFLATGYLLQPVVFDQFWWVLTYFLLIKYTYTRQTKYLLLLGPVIGLGLLTKYAILFVVIAIIAGLLLSAQRKILLKRQLYIAALIALLIFVPNVIWQYLHHWPVLTHMKELTETQLVHNTIEGLIKAQLISNGTALLLWVPGLLLLFFHKSLAQLRWVGFSYFLLLVLLIYFKGKPYYAFGIYPVVFAISAYAIEQTTKHLNTSLKYSIAFLLLLPNVIFMPMSIPILPIYRAIAYFKSMHLDGFLYWGDGEKHEITQDYGDMLGWDEITTLTAKAYTRIPEHQRNATTIFAENYGEAGAIDHLGKKYKLPPVVSLSSSFTLWAPERIAYQYIIYVDDKGQVEKIKPAYAKAELIGTVSDKLALEYNTKIWLLTAPKADINPIYQSSLKEKRQ; the protein is encoded by the coding sequence ATGTATTCCAAATCCCAAACCACCAATTTTCTTATTTTCTTATTTGCCCTGATCAGCCTTTCTCTTCATTTAATTGGCTTAAACAATTATGGGATACACAGAGATGAATTCCTACACATTGCGCTGGGCAATCATCCCGCCGCAGGTTATATGGAAGTCCCTCCTTTTATAGCATGGGTAGCTAGATTTTCAGTCACCTTTTTCGGCGACAGCGCTTTCGCTATCAGAATTATTCCTACCATCTTCGCCGCATTAATAGTACTCACAGCAGGTTTCATTGTTAAAGAAATCGGGGGAAAACATTTTGCAATTACCCTATACGGCCTGGCAATAAGTTTATCCCCGGCATTTCTGGCCACAGGTTATCTGTTACAACCTGTAGTATTTGATCAATTCTGGTGGGTGCTCACCTACTTTTTGCTAATTAAGTATACTTACACCCGGCAAACCAAATATTTACTCCTCCTTGGGCCTGTTATCGGTCTTGGTCTACTAACCAAATATGCGATCCTGTTTGTAGTTATCGCGATCATAGCCGGGCTGCTGCTCAGTGCACAACGAAAAATATTACTCAAAAGACAGCTTTACATCGCGGCATTAATTGCACTCCTGATTTTTGTTCCGAATGTGATCTGGCAATACCTGCATCACTGGCCCGTGCTCACCCATATGAAGGAGCTTACAGAAACTCAACTGGTACACAATACAATTGAAGGATTGATTAAAGCGCAGCTCATCTCTAATGGAACCGCGCTGTTGCTATGGGTACCTGGTTTACTCTTGCTGTTCTTCCATAAAAGCCTGGCACAACTCCGGTGGGTAGGGTTTAGTTATTTTCTGCTTTTAGTTTTACTGATTTATTTCAAGGGAAAACCTTATTATGCTTTTGGCATATATCCGGTAGTCTTTGCGATAAGTGCCTATGCTATTGAGCAAACCACCAAACATCTGAACACTTCATTAAAATATTCAATTGCTTTTCTTCTGCTTTTACCAAATGTCATCTTCATGCCTATGTCCATCCCTATTTTACCCATATACCGGGCCATTGCGTATTTTAAATCCATGCACCTGGATGGTTTCTTATATTGGGGAGACGGAGAAAAACATGAGATTACACAAGATTACGGAGATATGCTTGGTTGGGACGAAATAACTACACTCACAGCAAAAGCGTATACCAGGATCCCTGAGCATCAACGCAATGCGACTACAATCTTTGCAGAGAACTATGGAGAAGCCGGCGCAATTGATCATTTAGGAAAAAAATACAAGCTCCCTCCCGTGGTCTCCCTAAGCAGTAGCTTTACACTTTGGGCCCCTGAGCGTATCGCTTACCAGTATATTATTTACGTGGATGACAAAGGGCAAGTAGAAAAAATTAAGCCAGCCTACGCTAAAGCTGAGCTGATTGGAACCGTCAGTGACAAACTGGCCCTGGAATATAACACAAAAATATGGCTGCTTACTGCACCAAAAGCTGATATCAATCCTATTTATCAATCTTCATTAAAAGAAAAAAGACAATGA
- a CDS encoding helix-turn-helix domain-containing protein → MAKATFKKRRNQEAILIVGNNVRKLRKIKGWTISEFAFRCEVDPHQISRIELGLTDANITMLTLIAEKLEVDIRLFFKKDEQ, encoded by the coding sequence ATGGCTAAAGCAACTTTTAAGAAAAGGCGAAATCAGGAGGCAATCTTAATCGTTGGCAACAATGTCAGGAAATTGCGAAAAATAAAAGGCTGGACAATTTCTGAGTTCGCCTTCAGGTGTGAGGTAGATCCCCACCAGATCAGCAGGATAGAGCTTGGGCTGACCGATGCAAATATCACGATGCTGACCTTGATTGCTGAAAAATTAGAAGTTGATATTCGTCTTTTTTTTAAAAAGGATGAGCAATAG
- a CDS encoding dipeptidase has product MQEIKKYVEDNKQRFLDELFELLRFPSVSADPKYKGDVLKTAAFVAEKLKEAGADKVEICETAGYPIIYGEKIIDAALPTVLIYGHYDVQPADPLELWHTPPFEPTVRDGKIYARGACDDKGQFYMHVKAFELMMKTNTLACNVKFMIEGEEEVGSSNLGIFVNANTERLKADVVLISDTSMISMENPSIETGLRGLAYMEVEVTGPNRDLHSGVYGGAVANPITILCKMIASLHDENNHITIPAFYDKVIDLTADEKAALNSAPFDLNDYKKDLDINAEWGEKGYSTLERTGTRPTLEVNGIWGGYIGEGAKTVLPSKANAKISMRLVPHQSSDEISAIFQQHFESIAPDFVKVKVTAHHGGEPVVTPTDSIAYRAAEKAILTSFGKKPIPTRGGGSIPIVALFEDVLGIKSVLLGFGLDSDALHSPNEKYDIFNYYKGIETLPLFHKYFAELSK; this is encoded by the coding sequence ATGCAAGAGATCAAAAAATATGTAGAAGACAACAAACAACGCTTTTTAGATGAGTTGTTTGAATTATTACGTTTTCCTTCAGTAAGTGCGGACCCGAAATATAAAGGTGATGTATTGAAAACTGCTGCTTTTGTGGCAGAAAAACTGAAAGAAGCGGGTGCAGATAAAGTGGAGATTTGTGAGACTGCCGGATATCCTATCATATATGGAGAGAAAATTATTGATGCAGCATTACCTACTGTTTTAATTTATGGTCATTATGATGTGCAGCCAGCAGATCCATTGGAATTATGGCATACGCCTCCTTTTGAGCCTACCGTTCGTGATGGTAAAATCTATGCGCGTGGTGCTTGTGATGATAAAGGACAGTTTTACATGCATGTGAAGGCTTTCGAATTGATGATGAAAACCAACACACTTGCTTGTAATGTGAAATTTATGATTGAAGGGGAAGAGGAAGTAGGTTCCAGTAACCTTGGGATTTTCGTCAACGCAAATACTGAACGTTTAAAAGCTGATGTAGTTTTGATCTCTGATACTTCAATGATCAGCATGGAAAATCCTTCTATTGAAACTGGCTTACGTGGTTTAGCTTATATGGAAGTGGAAGTGACTGGTCCGAACAGAGATCTTCACTCTGGTGTTTATGGTGGTGCAGTTGCCAATCCAATCACTATTTTATGTAAAATGATTGCTTCGTTACATGATGAGAACAATCATATTACTATTCCTGCTTTTTATGATAAAGTGATAGACCTGACGGCGGACGAAAAAGCTGCTTTAAATTCTGCTCCTTTTGATTTGAATGACTATAAAAAAGATCTTGATATCAATGCGGAATGGGGTGAGAAAGGATATTCTACTTTAGAACGTACAGGTACAAGACCAACCTTAGAGGTAAATGGTATCTGGGGTGGTTATATCGGCGAGGGTGCTAAAACAGTATTGCCTTCTAAAGCAAATGCTAAAATTTCTATGCGCCTGGTACCTCACCAGAGTTCTGATGAGATTTCTGCTATTTTCCAGCAGCATTTTGAAAGTATTGCTCCTGATTTTGTAAAAGTAAAAGTTACTGCGCATCATGGTGGTGAACCAGTAGTTACGCCTACTGATAGTATTGCTTACCGTGCTGCTGAAAAAGCGATCTTAACAAGTTTTGGTAAAAAGCCAATTCCAACCAGAGGTGGTGGTAGTATTCCTATCGTTGCTTTGTTTGAAGATGTGCTGGGTATTAAATCTGTTTTGTTAGGCTTTGGTCTTGATAGCGATGCTTTACACTCACCGAATGAGAAATATGATATCTTCAATTACTATAAAGGAATTGAAACTTTGCCTTTATTCCACAAGTATTTTGCGGAACTAAGCAAATAA
- a CDS encoding glycoside hydrolase family 25 protein has protein sequence MYFYPVPPPIKKTPSNQGKLIFDQPLVPRATPKTASKVAPKRRKPAAKKKKGLSLQWKFVITGLLLILFSPLYYGYVLKLFTSTTRWILDIGEDPNYRTYKSFDIQIPKRYTIHGIDVSSYQGKIDWTKVKAMKDDDVSIKFAFIKATEGVSSVDPYFQRNWREAPKAGIICGAYHYFIPKKSGVWQARFFLQTVKYESGDLPPVIDIETLSGVSPEKMRVELKDFITHVERKTGVKPIIYSGLVFYKDYLKGHFDGYPLWIAHYYKAELKAGANTKWSFWQHSDKARITGINHVVDFNAFRGDSLSFQQLLIK, from the coding sequence TTGTATTTTTACCCCGTGCCTCCACCTATAAAGAAAACACCTTCCAACCAGGGAAAGCTTATTTTTGATCAGCCGCTTGTACCCAGGGCGACCCCAAAAACGGCTTCAAAAGTAGCTCCAAAGCGGAGAAAGCCTGCTGCAAAGAAGAAAAAAGGGCTTTCATTGCAATGGAAGTTTGTGATTACAGGATTACTGCTCATTCTATTTTCTCCCTTATATTATGGGTATGTGCTGAAGCTTTTTACTTCGACAACCCGGTGGATACTGGATATTGGGGAAGATCCGAATTACCGGACTTATAAGAGTTTTGATATTCAAATTCCTAAACGTTATACTATTCACGGAATTGATGTTTCTTCTTATCAGGGCAAAATCGACTGGACTAAGGTAAAGGCCATGAAAGACGATGATGTCAGTATCAAATTTGCATTTATTAAGGCTACGGAAGGAGTTTCCAGTGTAGATCCTTATTTTCAGCGCAATTGGCGGGAAGCCCCAAAAGCGGGTATTATTTGTGGTGCTTATCATTATTTTATTCCTAAAAAATCGGGTGTATGGCAGGCCAGGTTTTTCTTGCAAACGGTTAAGTATGAGTCCGGAGATTTGCCTCCGGTAATTGATATTGAAACTTTAAGTGGTGTATCTCCAGAAAAAATGCGTGTAGAATTAAAGGATTTTATTACCCATGTAGAAAGAAAAACGGGTGTAAAACCTATCATTTATTCCGGGCTGGTATTTTATAAAGATTATTTGAAAGGACATTTTGATGGGTACCCTTTATGGATTGCACATTATTATAAAGCGGAGTTGAAGGCTGGTGCGAATACCAAATGGTCTTTTTGGCAGCACTCTGATAAAGCCAGAATTACGGGAATCAATCATGTTGTAGATTTTAATGCTTTCAGGGGAGACAGTTTATCTTTTCAGCAACTGCTTATTAAATAG
- a CDS encoding DUF4290 domain-containing protein codes for MNFDYNTTRNELILAEYGRNVQNMVKYICELPDLEERNKYAQAVIDLMGFLNPHLRDVADFKHKLWDHLHIISGYKIDVDSPYPKPTPEMALVKPSHIGYPQQRIKYKHYGKTVEVMIERAIAVEEPERRAALVQGIANFMKMAYVTWNKDSVADETILKNLSELSGGLLQLEENINLNKVEFRPPVNRTSTNTNRGRNNNNNNNKGRQNNNNNNNNRPRSSNPNPKQRH; via the coding sequence ATGAATTTCGATTACAATACCACAAGAAACGAGTTAATTCTTGCAGAATACGGACGTAATGTACAGAACATGGTGAAGTACATTTGCGAACTGCCGGATCTGGAAGAACGCAATAAATATGCTCAGGCAGTGATAGATCTGATGGGTTTTTTAAACCCTCATCTAAGGGATGTTGCCGATTTCAAGCATAAATTATGGGACCATTTACACATTATCTCCGGTTATAAAATCGACGTAGATAGTCCCTATCCAAAACCAACTCCTGAAATGGCATTGGTTAAACCTTCGCATATCGGTTATCCGCAGCAAAGGATCAAATACAAGCATTACGGTAAAACTGTTGAGGTGATGATCGAAAGAGCAATCGCAGTAGAAGAACCTGAACGCAGAGCAGCATTGGTACAAGGCATCGCTAACTTTATGAAAATGGCTTATGTAACCTGGAATAAAGACAGTGTTGCCGATGAGACTATTCTAAAGAACCTGAGCGAGTTATCAGGCGGTTTACTGCAACTGGAAGAAAACATCAACCTGAACAAGGTAGAATTCAGACCTCCGGTAAACAGAACCTCTACCAATACCAACCGCGGACGCAACAATAACAACAACAATAATAAGGGAAGGCAAAACAATAACAACAACAATAATAACCGCCCGCGCAGCAGCAATCCCAATCCAAAACAAAGACATTAA
- a CDS encoding ATP-dependent helicase: MDYLAGLNPQQRAAVENTKGPAMIVAGAGSGKTRVITYRVAHLIEKGVDAFNILVLTFTNKASKDMRERISKVVGTEAKNLWMGTFHSVFAKILRVEAEKIGYPSNFTIYDTDDSKSLIRSILREMQLDDKLYNANFVYNRISSAKNNLVSHVEYMKSAEIQAEDISNKRPLIGSIYETYTKRCFKAGAMDFDDLLFKTNVLLKDHPDVLNKYQQKFKYLMVDEYQDTNFSQYTIVKKLAAAYQNICVVGDDAQSIYGFRGANIQNILNFEKDYPDLKVYKLEQNYRSTQNIVDVANSIIANNKNQLEKNVFSENESGDRIKVSRAFTDNEEGKIVAESIVQDRTSKGLNYSDFAILYRTNAQSRAMEEGLRKLNIPYKIFGGLSFYQRKEIKDLIAYFRLTFNPSDEEAIKRVINYPKRGLGDTTVDKIIVAADQHNITMWQVVCEPQTYIAGRIANQLNDFSVLIQSFQAEAKKLDAYETALYIAQHSGILKELHTDDSVEGRSRYENIQELLNGIKEFAEREDIEDRSLAIFMQDIALLTNDDRQDDKEKDTVSMMTIHSAKGLEFKNVFVVGLEENLFPSQMSLNSRTDLEEERRLFYVAITRAEKKLTLTYATSRYRWGTLTNCEPSRFISEISARFLELEVVKAPKTSLSSDSFDGERRSWTQQRDSFSKPKPAASGSATQTAPVRPKTSTMLPTAHIPTPGFTADAASAFQNGMEVEHEKFGFGKIINLEGTLPDVKATVFFQGLGNKQLLLKFAKLRIVK, translated from the coding sequence TTGGATTATTTAGCAGGATTAAACCCTCAGCAACGTGCAGCAGTAGAGAATACTAAAGGACCGGCAATGATTGTCGCTGGTGCGGGATCAGGTAAAACAAGGGTAATTACATATAGAGTCGCACATCTTATTGAAAAAGGTGTGGATGCTTTTAATATTTTAGTATTGACCTTTACGAACAAAGCTTCGAAAGATATGCGTGAGCGTATCTCAAAAGTTGTAGGTACAGAAGCAAAAAACTTATGGATGGGAACATTCCACTCCGTTTTTGCCAAAATACTGCGTGTTGAAGCAGAAAAAATAGGTTATCCTTCTAATTTTACAATCTATGATACCGATGATAGTAAAAGTCTGATCAGATCTATTCTGCGTGAAATGCAATTAGATGATAAGTTATACAATGCGAACTTCGTGTATAACCGGATATCTTCTGCAAAAAACAATCTGGTCAGTCATGTAGAATATATGAAAAGTGCCGAAATTCAGGCAGAGGACATTAGTAATAAACGTCCTTTGATCGGTTCTATCTATGAAACTTATACCAAACGCTGCTTTAAAGCAGGCGCAATGGATTTTGATGATTTACTTTTCAAAACCAATGTATTGTTAAAAGATCATCCGGATGTATTGAATAAATACCAGCAGAAATTTAAGTACCTGATGGTCGATGAGTACCAGGATACTAACTTTTCACAATATACCATTGTAAAAAAACTGGCAGCAGCTTATCAGAATATCTGTGTAGTAGGTGATGATGCGCAAAGTATTTACGGTTTCCGTGGGGCTAATATTCAGAATATCCTGAATTTTGAGAAAGATTACCCGGATTTAAAAGTTTATAAATTAGAGCAGAATTACCGCTCTACCCAAAATATTGTTGATGTCGCTAATAGTATCATTGCGAACAACAAAAATCAGCTGGAGAAAAACGTATTTTCTGAGAATGAATCTGGTGACAGGATTAAAGTATCAAGAGCGTTTACTGATAACGAAGAAGGTAAAATAGTTGCCGAATCCATCGTTCAGGACAGAACTTCTAAAGGTTTAAATTACAGCGATTTCGCCATTCTTTACCGGACCAATGCCCAGTCAAGAGCAATGGAGGAAGGTTTGAGAAAACTCAACATCCCTTATAAAATTTTTGGAGGATTATCTTTCTATCAGCGTAAAGAGATTAAGGATTTAATTGCTTACTTCCGTCTTACTTTCAATCCGAGTGACGAAGAAGCGATCAAAAGAGTGATCAATTATCCGAAAAGAGGATTAGGTGATACTACAGTTGATAAAATTATAGTAGCAGCCGATCAGCATAACATTACCATGTGGCAGGTCGTCTGTGAGCCGCAAACTTATATTGCCGGCCGGATTGCGAACCAGCTGAATGATTTCTCTGTACTGATCCAGAGTTTCCAGGCTGAAGCTAAAAAACTGGACGCCTATGAAACTGCTTTATATATCGCACAACATTCTGGTATCCTGAAAGAACTCCATACCGATGACAGTGTAGAAGGCCGCAGCAGGTATGAAAACATTCAGGAATTGCTGAATGGTATCAAAGAATTTGCTGAACGTGAAGATATTGAAGACAGAAGCCTTGCTATTTTTATGCAGGATATTGCCTTGTTAACGAATGATGACCGTCAGGACGATAAAGAGAAAGATACCGTTTCAATGATGACCATCCACTCGGCAAAAGGATTGGAATTCAAGAACGTTTTTGTGGTAGGGCTCGAAGAAAATCTTTTTCCTTCGCAAATGTCTCTCAATTCAAGAACTGATCTTGAAGAAGAACGCCGTTTATTCTACGTGGCCATTACCCGTGCAGAGAAGAAACTGACACTTACTTATGCCACTTCACGCTACCGCTGGGGAACGCTGACCAATTGCGAACCGAGTCGTTTTATCAGTGAGATCAGTGCAAGATTCCTGGAACTGGAAGTGGTCAAAGCACCTAAAACAAGTTTATCATCTGATAGCTTTGACGGGGAACGCAGGTCATGGACGCAGCAAAGAGATTCTTTCAGCAAACCTAAACCAGCAGCCTCAGGCTCAGCTACTCAGACCGCTCCTGTAAGACCAAAGACAAGTACGATGCTGCCTACTGCGCACATCCCGACACCTGGTTTTACTGCTGATGCAGCAAGTGCATTTCAGAACGGTATGGAAGTGGAACATGAGAAGTTTGGGTTCGGTAAAATTATCAATCTGGAAGGTACTTTACCGGACGTAAAAGCGACGGTATTTTTCCAGGGATTAGGAAACAAGCAATTGTTATTAAAATTTGCTAAATTGCGGATTGTAAAATAA
- the murA gene encoding UDP-N-acetylglucosamine 1-carboxyvinyltransferase, whose translation MNAFEIIGGKKLKGEIHPQGAKNEALQIISAVLLTEEKITVSNIPDIKDVNKLIELLGDLGVEVNRLSKDTYTFEAKNIDLEFFKSATFKAKGGSLRGSIMIVGPLLARFGQAAIPKPGGDKIGRRRLDTHFLGFEKLGAKFVYDAKESFFNVDATNLKGAYILLDEASVTGTANIVMAAVLAKGTTTIYNAACEPYLQQLCKMLNRMGARISGIGSNLLTIEGVTKLGGTEHRMLPDMIEIGSFIGLAAMTESEITIKNVCYDELGVIPDVFRKLGINFERRGDDIYIPSQKHYIIDTFIDGSILTIADSPWPGFTPDLLSIVLVIATQAKGSILIHQKMFESRLFFVDKLIEMGAQIILCDPHRATVNGINKQYKLRGISMTSPDIRAGVSLLIAALSAEGTSTIYNIEQIERGYQDIDTRLRALGAQIKRVDANSPSH comes from the coding sequence ATGAACGCATTTGAAATTATAGGTGGGAAGAAGTTAAAAGGTGAAATCCATCCGCAGGGGGCCAAAAATGAGGCATTGCAGATTATATCTGCCGTTTTACTAACAGAAGAGAAAATCACTGTAAGTAATATCCCTGACATCAAAGATGTAAATAAACTGATTGAACTTCTGGGTGATCTGGGCGTTGAAGTAAACCGTTTATCAAAAGACACTTACACATTTGAAGCCAAAAACATCGATCTTGAATTCTTTAAATCAGCCACTTTTAAAGCTAAAGGTGGAAGTTTAAGAGGATCAATTATGATCGTAGGCCCGCTTCTTGCACGTTTTGGACAAGCAGCCATCCCTAAACCAGGTGGTGATAAAATTGGACGCAGAAGGCTGGATACTCACTTTCTTGGCTTCGAAAAATTAGGCGCCAAGTTTGTTTATGACGCTAAAGAATCGTTCTTTAATGTAGATGCAACTAACCTTAAAGGTGCTTATATCCTGTTAGATGAAGCATCTGTAACCGGTACAGCTAACATTGTAATGGCTGCGGTACTGGCCAAAGGAACTACAACCATTTATAACGCTGCCTGTGAGCCTTACTTACAGCAGTTATGTAAAATGCTTAACCGTATGGGTGCCAGAATATCCGGAATTGGTTCTAACCTGCTGACTATCGAAGGGGTGACTAAATTAGGTGGCACTGAACATAGAATGTTACCTGATATGATTGAAATCGGATCTTTCATCGGCCTTGCTGCCATGACAGAATCAGAGATCACAATCAAAAACGTATGTTATGATGAATTGGGTGTTATACCTGATGTATTCAGAAAACTAGGGATCAATTTTGAACGCAGAGGTGATGATATTTACATCCCTTCTCAAAAACATTATATCATTGATACTTTCATCGACGGCTCTATTCTGACTATCGCAGATTCACCATGGCCAGGATTCACTCCTGACTTGTTGAGTATCGTATTAGTGATTGCAACGCAGGCTAAAGGTTCGATCCTGATTCATCAGAAAATGTTTGAAAGCCGTTTATTCTTCGTCGATAAACTGATTGAAATGGGCGCTCAGATTATTTTATGTGATCCGCACAGAGCCACTGTAAACGGAATCAACAAACAATATAAATTAAGAGGTATCAGCATGACTTCTCCTGATATCAGAGCTGGAGTTTCGTTATTAATCGCAGCTTTATCTGCTGAAGGTACTTCAACAATCTATAATATTGAACAAATTGAGCGTGGTTACCAGGATATTGACACACGTTTACGTGCATTAGGTGCGCAGATTAAACGTGTTGATGCAAATTCTCCATCACACTAA
- a CDS encoding ThuA domain-containing protein produces the protein MNNKNSLLTFLVLLFCSFSGCKKSDAGTTGLSNQNEANSKQQTAIPAKAAKSFNVIAFYNGTWDAAHINFVKEANIWFPKTAAQNNFTYTSTNDWSKLNAANLTKYQVILFLDDHPPKAQEAAFKQYMDNGGAWMGFHVCAFNTNPAEWDWYYNKFLGVGGFKSNTWGPTTAVLKCEDQTHPSTQRLPQKFTSSVSEWYSWTKDLRQNADIKILCSIDNSSFPLGTDPNQSWYSGYYPVIWTNKNYKMIYANFGHNAMDYAANVGKSSTFGSETQNKFIIDGLLWLGGAK, from the coding sequence ATGAACAACAAAAATTCACTACTAACTTTTCTGGTATTGCTGTTTTGCAGCTTTTCAGGCTGCAAAAAAAGTGATGCCGGTACTACCGGCCTCTCCAATCAGAATGAGGCAAATTCAAAACAGCAAACAGCCATTCCAGCTAAAGCCGCTAAAAGCTTTAATGTTATTGCCTTCTACAATGGAACATGGGATGCTGCCCATATAAATTTTGTGAAAGAAGCCAATATATGGTTTCCAAAAACAGCTGCTCAAAATAATTTCACTTATACTTCTACCAATGACTGGAGCAAACTGAATGCAGCCAATCTTACTAAATACCAGGTTATCCTTTTCTTAGATGACCATCCACCTAAAGCTCAGGAAGCAGCATTTAAACAATACATGGACAATGGCGGTGCATGGATGGGCTTTCATGTCTGCGCATTCAATACAAATCCGGCTGAGTGGGATTGGTATTACAACAAATTCTTAGGTGTGGGCGGCTTTAAAAGCAACACTTGGGGTCCTACCACAGCAGTCTTAAAATGTGAAGATCAAACTCACCCTTCTACACAACGTCTGCCACAAAAATTCACTTCTTCAGTAAGTGAGTGGTACAGCTGGACAAAAGATTTACGTCAGAATGCCGATATTAAAATCCTGTGTTCTATTGATAACAGCAGTTTTCCATTAGGCACAGATCCAAATCAAAGCTGGTATAGTGGTTATTATCCGGTAATCTGGACGAATAAAAACTATAAAATGATCTATGCTAATTTTGGTCACAATGCGATGGATTACGCAGCGAATGTAGGCAAGTCATCTACATTTGGTAGTGAAACTCAAAATAAATTTATCATTGACGGGCTGTTATGGCTTGGAGGTGCAAAATAA
- a CDS encoding pyridoxal-phosphate dependent enzyme — MWYNNILETIGNTPLVRLNNVTKEIQATVLAKVETTNPGNSIKDRMALKMIEDAEKSGKLKPGGTIIEGTSGNTGMGLAMAAIIKGYKCIFTTTDKQSKEKVDALRAFGAEVIVCPTNVEPEDPRSYYSVSSRLEREVPNSWKPNQYDNLANTEAHYEQTGPEIWAQTEGKITHLVVGVGTGGTISGTGKYLKEQNPDIKVWGIDTYGSVFKKYKETGILDKNEIYPYITEGIGEDFLPKNVNFDIIDLFEKVTDKDAALMTRDIARKEGIFVGNSAGSAIAGLLQLKDKLKPEDVVVVIFHDHGSRYMGKMYNEDWLRERGFLTDEKLTAKSILAKKEQSEIVTIDCEKTIVEAINTMNMLNISQIPVTQQGMVVGKLAEGDILKALLENPSLKSAPVKEIMSATFPFVDMNTSIDKISSLINKENSAVLVEDENGNFEIITQYDIINAISA; from the coding sequence ATGTGGTATAATAATATATTAGAAACTATTGGCAATACACCATTGGTGCGATTGAATAACGTTACGAAAGAAATTCAGGCGACTGTACTGGCTAAGGTGGAAACCACCAATCCGGGTAACTCTATTAAAGACCGTATGGCTTTAAAAATGATAGAAGATGCAGAAAAAAGCGGTAAGCTTAAACCTGGTGGAACAATCATTGAAGGAACTTCCGGAAATACCGGGATGGGCCTGGCTATGGCTGCTATTATCAAAGGATATAAGTGTATTTTCACGACTACAGATAAACAATCTAAGGAAAAAGTGGATGCTTTACGTGCTTTTGGTGCAGAAGTAATCGTTTGTCCTACTAACGTAGAACCTGAAGATCCACGTTCTTATTACTCAGTTTCTTCGCGTTTAGAGCGTGAAGTACCTAATTCATGGAAACCTAATCAATATGATAACCTGGCTAACACCGAAGCTCATTATGAGCAGACAGGGCCGGAAATATGGGCACAGACTGAAGGTAAGATCACACACCTTGTAGTAGGTGTAGGTACTGGCGGAACGATATCCGGTACAGGAAAATATTTAAAAGAACAGAATCCTGATATTAAAGTATGGGGGATTGATACTTATGGATCAGTCTTCAAAAAATACAAAGAGACTGGTATTTTAGATAAAAATGAGATCTATCCTTATATTACTGAAGGAATCGGAGAGGATTTTCTTCCGAAGAATGTGAATTTTGATATTATTGATCTTTTTGAAAAAGTAACAGATAAAGATGCGGCATTAATGACGCGTGATATTGCCCGTAAAGAAGGGATATTTGTAGGTAACTCTGCTGGTTCTGCAATTGCGGGACTATTACAGTTAAAAGATAAATTAAAACCTGAAGACGTTGTTGTTGTGATTTTTCATGATCATGGTAGCCGTTATATGGGTAAAATGTATAATGAAGACTGGTTAAGGGAACGTGGTTTCCTTACAGACGAAAAGTTAACGGCTAAATCTATCCTGGCTAAGAAAGAGCAGTCTGAGATTGTAACTATTGATTGTGAAAAAACGATTGTAGAAGCTATCAATACGATGAACATGCTGAATATTTCTCAGATCCCGGTTACTCAGCAGGGGATGGTTGTTGGTAAATTAGCTGAAGGGGATATCCTGAAAGCATTATTGGAAAACCCTTCATTGAAATCTGCTCCTGTAAAAGAGATTATGTCTGCTACTTTCCCGTTTGTAGATATGAATACTTCAATTGATAAAATCTCTTCATTAATCAATAAAGAGAACAGTGCAGTACTGGTTGAAGATGAAAATGGTAATTTTGAAATTATTACGCAGTATGATATTATCAATGCAATCTCTGCATAA